The DNA window ATGGATGAGCCGGATCCAGAAGGGGAATGCGACGACGATCGCGGCTGGTCGCATGGATGAAGCGACGAGACCGACCGGAGTGCAGCTGGGCCGTCATGCGGCCGTGCTGGTCGGCTGGGGCCGTCCGGTGGATCGTTGTTCGCCGTTCTGGGAAGCGGCAGGTGGTGTAGATGTCGGGAGCATCGGCGGATCCGTGGAGGTGTGGACTCTGCACACGGAAGCCGGTTGTGACATCGGCACTCAGGGAGAAACAGTACGTTGCGAAGCTGAGAAGAACCTGTGAGTGTCGATGTCTGGGAGGCTGCCGGTGTCGATGCCCGAGCCCGGACCCGGGCATCGACAGGCGACCGACGGTGTCGCGGAGCTTCGGGTCACCGAACCTAGGGGAAGGGGTGACCCTATCTCCCGCGCGCTCGAAGGGGTATCGAGCTCGGGAGGCCGGAGGGCGATCGCGGGGGTCGATCGGTTACCGGTGGTCCTGTCGGAAAAACTCCGACAGCAGATATATTAACAGCTCAGCGAGCGACGTTGCTGAGCGTCGCCTGTGAAGCTCAGTCGGTCGCGAGGAGGCGCAGGATCCGAGCGGTCTCGTCCGCGACCGCCTGTCGACCGGCGCGGACGTAGGTGCGGGGGTCGACCAGCTCGGGGCGTTCGTCGAGGACACCCCGGACGGCCCGGGTGAACAGGCCGTTCAGGTGCGTGGACAGATTGATCTTCGTCATCCCCGACCGGACGGCCGCGCGGAGCTCGTCATCAGGGAGGCCGGAGGATCCGTGCAGGACGAGCGGTACGGCGACCGACTCACGGAGTCGTCGGATGAGGTCGTGGTCGACGGCCGCTTCTCGGCTCGTCATGGCGTGCGAGGTCCCGACGGCCACGGCGAGTGCGTCGACGCCGGTCGCGGCCACGAACGCGGTCGCCTCGGCAGGCACGGTGCGGGCTCCTGGCGCGTGGACACCGTCCTTCCCGCCCACCTCACCGAGCTCGGCCTCGACGGCGACGCCACGCTCGTGGCAGAAGTCGACCATCTCCTTGGTGGCGCGCACGTTGTCCTCGTAGGGGAGGGTCGAGGCATCGAACATGACGCTGTCGACCCCGAGCTCGACCCCTTCGCGGATGAGCTCCGCCGACTCGACGTGGTCGAGGTGCACGAGGACCGGCACGGTCGCCGCCCGGGCGATGGCCAGCGAGGCGAGCGTGATGGGGGCGAGCGAGCCGTGGTACCGCACGCAGTTCTCGCTGATCTGCAGGATGACCGGCAGTCCCGCTTCCTCGGCACCGGCGACGATGGCCTCGGCGTGCTCGAGCAGGACGACGTTGCACGCGGCGATCCCCGCGTTCGACGTCGATGCGTGGCCGAGGAGGGTGGTGAAGTCGATGGCGGTGGTCATGGGGTCACTCCCGGGTGATCTGCGGCGGATTCGGACGGTGTGGTGGACGACGGTGTCGGCACCGCGGATGGTCCGGTGGTGGAACGGATGTTTGGGGCGATGAAGCTGCGGAACGCGTCGAGGTCGATCGATCCGGCGACGGGCTCCAGCACGGCCGCTGCTCCGGCGGCGGCGGCAGTCCGCAGCGCCTCGGGGAGGGTGTCTCCGGCGAGGAGGGCTGCGACGAGTCCGGCGGTCGCGGCATCGCCGGCCCCGGTCGGGTTGCCGCGCACGCCGGGGACGGCCGGCACCTCGTACTCGCCCGCCGCGTCTCCGGCGGTGAGTCCGTCGGCGCCGCGCGAGATGACCACGGTGCCGGCGCCGAGCGCGAGGAGGGCTGCACGGGCGGCGGTGAGCGTGGAGGTACCGGTCGCCTCAAGGGCCTCTTCGAGGTTGGGTTTGAGGATCGTCGCCCCGGCTCTCGCGGCGGCGAGCAACGCCGGCCCGCTGACGTCGACGACGACCGGGACACCCGCGTCGACGCCCACTCGCAGGATGGAGGCGACGACGGTGTCGGGGGTGTTCGGCGGCAGGGAGCCGGAGAGGACGAGCATGCTCGCGCCCTGGACCGCGATCGCGAGTTCGGTCGTCACCGCGGCCCATTCCTCGGGCGTCACCGCCGGCCCGGCCTCCGCGAACAGGGTGGGGTGGTGGTGGCCGTCGACCACCGCGACCGTCGAACGCGTCTCGTCGGCGAGGGAGACCACGCGGGTGGCGAGTCCGTCCGACTCGAGGGCGGTCCGGAGCCACGAGCCGGAGGAGCCGCCGAGGGGGAGTACCTGCACGGTGGGGATGCCCAACATCGCGAGGACGCGGGCGACGTTGACGCCTTTCCCGCCGGCGCGTCGGACGATGGAACCGACGCGCTGCGTCACGCCGATCTGCTGCTCGGCGACCTCGTAGGTGATGTCCACGGCGGGGTTCGGCGTCACGATGACGACCTGGCCGCCGTCGAGGCTCGGCGTGGTCATCGTGCCGTGACCAGACGTCGGGCGAGGATGCCCGCACCGACCGTTGCTGCCTCGTCGCCGTGACGGGCGGGCAGGATCGCCGGCACACGCACGATCGAGAGCCGTTCCCGCAGGGCGCGTTCGAGTGGTTCGAAGAGGGCTGGGCCGGCGAGGGCGAGTCCGCCGCCGACGACGATGGCGGCCGGTGCGGCGACGACGGTGATGCCCGCCAAGGCCTCCGCGAGCGCGCCGATCGCGTCGTTCCAGATCGCGACGGCCGGAGCCTCACCACGAGCGGCCGCATCGGCGACGGTCTTGGCGTCACGGGTGCCGGCGCGCCTCGCGATACCGCCGGCCGACGCGAGCTCCTCGACGCGGAGTCCGCGGTGCGGTCCGTCCTGGATCACGCGCTGCCCGATCTCGCCCGCCCAGCCGCCCCCGGCGAAGGGGACGCCCCCGATGACGAGCGCCGAGGCCAGGCCGGTGCCGACGGGGACGAACGCGATGGTGCCGTGGATCCCCGCCGTGGCCAGGGACACCGCCTCGGCGAGGGCGCCGGCGCGGACGTCCTGACCGAATGCGAGCGGGACGTCGAGCGAGGGGCGGAGCAGTTCCGGGAAGGCCAGGTCGCGCCAGCCCAGGTTGACGGCGTGGATGCAGACGCCCTGTTCCTCGTCGACCACGCCGGGGACGACCACGCCGACCGCGACCGGTGGCGAGACGGCGTGCGCGGTCTCGACGAGGCGGAGGACGACGTCCCTCGTCCGGCTGCCGGACGGGTCGTCGACCGGGGTCGCCTCGCGCCAGCGCCCGAGGACCGTGCCGTCGGCCGTCGTCAGTGCGGCTTTGACGCCCGTCCCGCCGACGTCGACCCCGAGGACCGCTCCGGCGGTCACGGCGTCAGGATGACGGAGCGCGTGAGCGACCGGGGGTGGTCGGCGTCGAGGCCGCGGGCCTCCGCCAGGGCGATCGCGAACCGCTGGGCGACGACGAGTCCCGCGATGGGGTCGAGGTCGTGCTGGACGAACGTCGCGCCGGTGGCCGCGACGTCGTCGGGCAGACCGGCAGGCGTGGGCCCGAGTGACCAGACGAGCCGGCCGGGCTGCGCGATGGCGATGGGGCCGTGGCGGTAGTCCATGGCCGGGTAGGACTCCGCCCAGAACTGGGCCGCCTCGCGCGTCTTGAGTGCGGCTTCGAAGGTGAGGCCGACGGCGTGCCCGAGCCCGATGAACGACACCTGGTCGGCCGAGAGGTGGTCGTCGATCGGGATGGTCAGGGCCTGTTCGGCCTCGACGGCGAGGGCCTCGACGTCGTGACCGAGCGAGCCGCGGAGGAGCGCGAGCGTCGTGGTGGCGAAGCGGGTCTGCACGACCGAGCGCTCGTCGGCGAAGGGGAGCGCGACCACGTGGGCCGCCGGGACCGTCGCCGGCGAGTCCTCGACGGCCGTGATGAGGACCGTGGTCACCGACTCGCCGACGGCCTCGAGCAGCTGCACGATCTCCGTCGTCGTGCCGGAGCGCGAGATCGCGACGATGCGGTCGTAGTCGCGGACACCCGGGAACTCGGAACCGGCGAACGCGTCGGTGATGCCGAACCCGGCCTGTTCGCGGAGGACGGCGTAGCTCATCGCGATGAACCAGCTCGTGCCGCACCCGACGACCGCGACGCGC is part of the Plantibacter sp. Leaf314 genome and encodes:
- a CDS encoding SIS domain-containing protein, translating into MPATFVAAELASQPASWRTAAALVPEFSPVLPQPGERVAVVGCGTSWFIAMSYAVLREQAGFGITDAFAGSEFPGVRDYDRIVAISRSGTTTEIVQLLEAVGESVTTVLITAVEDSPATVPAAHVVALPFADERSVVQTRFATTTLALLRGSLGHDVEALAVEAEQALTIPIDDHLSADQVSFIGLGHAVGLTFEAALKTREAAQFWAESYPAMDYRHGPIAIAQPGRLVWSLGPTPAGLPDDVAATGATFVQHDLDPIAGLVVAQRFAIALAEARGLDADHPRSLTRSVILTP
- a CDS encoding ROK family protein; its protein translation is MTAGAVLGVDVGGTGVKAALTTADGTVLGRWREATPVDDPSGSRTRDVVLRLVETAHAVSPPVAVGVVVPGVVDEEQGVCIHAVNLGWRDLAFPELLRPSLDVPLAFGQDVRAGALAEAVSLATAGIHGTIAFVPVGTGLASALVIGGVPFAGGGWAGEIGQRVIQDGPHRGLRVEELASAGGIARRAGTRDAKTVADAAARGEAPAVAIWNDAIGALAEALAGITVVAAPAAIVVGGGLALAGPALFEPLERALRERLSIVRVPAILPARHGDEAATVGAGILARRLVTAR
- a CDS encoding 1-phosphofructokinase family hexose kinase, whose protein sequence is MTTPSLDGGQVVIVTPNPAVDITYEVAEQQIGVTQRVGSIVRRAGGKGVNVARVLAMLGIPTVQVLPLGGSSGSWLRTALESDGLATRVVSLADETRSTVAVVDGHHHPTLFAEAGPAVTPEEWAAVTTELAIAVQGASMLVLSGSLPPNTPDTVVASILRVGVDAGVPVVVDVSGPALLAAARAGATILKPNLEEALEATGTSTLTAARAALLALGAGTVVISRGADGLTAGDAAGEYEVPAVPGVRGNPTGAGDAATAGLVAALLAGDTLPEALRTAAAAGAAAVLEPVAGSIDLDAFRSFIAPNIRSTTGPSAVPTPSSTTPSESAADHPGVTP
- a CDS encoding class II fructose-bisphosphate aldolase, encoding MTTAIDFTTLLGHASTSNAGIAACNVVLLEHAEAIVAGAEEAGLPVILQISENCVRYHGSLAPITLASLAIARAATVPVLVHLDHVESAELIREGVELGVDSVMFDASTLPYEDNVRATKEMVDFCHERGVAVEAELGEVGGKDGVHAPGARTVPAEATAFVAATGVDALAVAVGTSHAMTSREAAVDHDLIRRLRESVAVPLVLHGSSGLPDDELRAAVRSGMTKINLSTHLNGLFTRAVRGVLDERPELVDPRTYVRAGRQAVADETARILRLLATD